In Marinobacter salinisoli, the DNA window AAGATTGCTTCCGCCGGGCACTCCGGCTCACACAGGGCGCAGTCGATGCACTCGTCCGGGTCTATTACCAGAAAGTTCGGGCCTTCGTAGAAACAGTCTACCGGGCACACTTCTACGCAGTCGGTGTACTTACACTTGATGCAGTTATCAGTAACGATAAACGCCATAATCAGATCCCTGGTCCAGTGGTCTATCTCATCGGGAGCTTGAAAACAGGCTCCAAGGTTATGTTTTTCTGCGCGATATTGTAGGGAGCGGCTTCAAGGGCCGCAAGCGCCGGGCCGGCATATGTTTATGCCTGGCCCGAAAACTGTGTGGCGCACCGCTATTT includes these proteins:
- the fdxA gene encoding ferredoxin FdxA; the protein is MAFIVTDNCIKCKYTDCVEVCPVDCFYEGPNFLVIDPDECIDCALCEPECPAEAIFSEDELPADQAQFVEINADLAGKWPNITEKKDPLPDAEEWDGKPDKLQYLER